The nucleotide window AGGTGGGTGCCGTCGCGTGCGCCCTCGACGCGGCGGTGCACGCCTGGGACATCGCGGTGGCCACCGGTCAGCCGTCCCCGCTCCACGACGACCTGGCCCGCCCCCTGCTGGAGGTCGCCCGGCAGATCGTCGAGCCGTTGCGGAACTACGGCGCGTACGCCCCGGCGCTCGACGCCGGCGCGGAGGCCGACGACGTCAGCGCCCTGCTCTCCTACCTCGGCCGCGACCCCCGGTGGGCCGGCGTGCGGCTCTGATCGGTCAGTCGACCTGAGATCGCGCTCGATCATTGATGTAGTGGCCTCGGTGCGTTGCCGAGGCCACTACATCCTGGTTCGAGCATGACCTTGGCGGCCGTGGGCACCCCAAACCCCGCTCCGGGTCCGTCCGGGGCGGGGTTCGTCGTCAAGATCCGCGCAGTTTCGGGGATGTTGCTGTCTCTGGCTTGTCGGAGGCAGCAACATCGGGGTAGTTGCGGAGATCTTGGCGCGGGGCGCGGGGCGCGGGGGCGCGAGAAATTCGGTGGCGGGGGCGCGGGTTTCGCGCGCAGGATGCGCGTGTGATTGAGGCGTACCCGATGCAGGTCCCTGTCCGTGCGGCGACTGCCGTGCGTCGACAGCGGCCGCTCCGGGGACGAGCCTCGACCCGCCACCGACGTCCGTGACCGGGGCGTTCCTCGCCGGCTTGGTCGCCGGCTACGGCGTCGCCATCCCGGTTGGCGCGATCGCGATCCTCATCCTGGGGCTCAGTGCCCGTACCTCGTTCCGGGTCGGTGCGGCCGCGGCGCTCGCCGTGGCGACGGCCGACGGGCTCTACGCGGCCGTTGCCGCGCTCGGCGGCGCTGGCCTGGCCGACGTCATCGCGCCGGTCGCCGGGCCGCTGCGGGTGGTCGCCGGCGTGGTCCTGTTGGGGCTCGCCGGGCACGGCCTCTGGCGGACGTGGTCCGCGCACCGCTCGCGGCGGCCGCCGACGGCACGCGCCGGTCGGGGCATGAGTACTCCGGGGCGGGCCTACGCGGCGCTGCTCGGGTTGACCCTGCTGAACCCGATGACGGTGCTCTACTTCACCGCGCTGGTGCTCGGCCGTCGGGACACGGCCGACTCGGGCATGCTCCCCGTGGCGCTGTTCGTGGCCGGTGTCTTCCTGGCGTCGGCGAGCTGGCAGTTGGTCATCGCCGGCGGTGGCACGGTGGTCGGTCGGGCGCTGACCGGGCCGCGTGGCCGGCTGGTCACCGGCCTGCTCTCCAGCGCGCTCATCGCCGCGCTGGCGGTGGCCGCGGTCCTGCCGGGCTAACCGTGCTGGATCCGCGTGCCGCCCGGGGGTCCGGACGGGCCCGCTGTGCCGTACGGTCGGGCGATGACCAGTCGACCCGCAGCCGGCGGAGGCCGGTGGGTCGAGGTCGACCCGACCCGCGTCGGCCGCTGGGTGGAGGGCTTCGCCGACCGGCACGGCCCGCCCATCACCAGCGCGCGGGAGTACGGCCTGCTGCTCGCCGCCCCGGACGGGGCAACCGCTGAGCTGTACGCCCCACCGGGTGCGCCGGCCGGCGTGGATGTGGCCGGGTTCGTGGCCGCCGCCGTCATGCCCCGCCGGATCGGCCTGCTGCTGGCCCGCAAGGGCGCGGTGGCGATCGGGGTGGCCGCGGGCACCGACCTCGTCGTCTCCAAGGTGGACACCCGGTACGTGCAGGGGCGCACAGCGGCGGGGGGATGGTCGCAGCACCGGTTCGCCCGTCGGCGCGACAACCAGGCGAAGGCTGCGCTGGGTGACGCGGCGGACCTGGCCGTACGGCTGCTGTTGCCGGAGGCGGCGAAGC belongs to Micromonospora ureilytica and includes:
- a CDS encoding LysE family transporter; the encoded protein is MTGAFLAGLVAGYGVAIPVGAIAILILGLSARTSFRVGAAAALAVATADGLYAAVAALGGAGLADVIAPVAGPLRVVAGVVLLGLAGHGLWRTWSAHRSRRPPTARAGRGMSTPGRAYAALLGLTLLNPMTVLYFTALVLGRRDTADSGMLPVALFVAGVFLASASWQLVIAGGGTVVGRALTGPRGRLVTGLLSSALIAALAVAAVLPG
- a CDS encoding acVLRF1 family peptidyl-tRNA hydrolase yields the protein MTSRPAAGGGRWVEVDPTRVGRWVEGFADRHGPPITSAREYGLLLAAPDGATAELYAPPGAPAGVDVAGFVAAAVMPRRIGLLLARKGAVAIGVAAGTDLVVSKVDTRYVQGRTAAGGWSQHRFARRRDNQAKAALGDAADLAVRLLLPEAAKLAALVCGGDRRAVDGVLADRRLAPLLPLRAERLLDVPEPRHVVLVAAVGAARSVRILVRDPD